DNA sequence from the Candidatus Polarisedimenticolia bacterium genome:
CGGCGCATCACCATTCGCAACAATGTCTTCGACGACGTCGGCGGCGCCCGGTGGGGCAGTGATGGACGGCTCTTCCAGGTGCTGGCGCAGGCCGCCGACGTGGTGATCGACCACAATACGGCCTTTCACACCGGCAACATCATCATGGCCGACCAAGGGCCGCTCGCCGGATTCGTCTATCGGAACAACATCACGCCCCACAACGACTACGGCATCATTGGCACGGGCACCGGGGTCGGTAGTCGCACGCTCTCCGCGTACTTCCCCGACGCCGTGGTGCGCCGCAACGTGATCGCGGGAGGCCAGGCCGCCCTCTACCCTGAAGACAACTTCTTCCCGGCCTCCCTGGCCCAGGTCGGCTTCATGGATCTGGCAAGGGGAGATTACCGGCTGTCGCCCAACAGCCCCTACCGGCGCGCCGGCACGGATGGAAAGGACCTGGGCGCCGACTTCACCGAGCTCTCGGGCGCGATGCTCGACTCCGCACGTTCGGCCGCGGCCGCCACTGCGCGCAGCATGATCGTTTCGCCGTTGCTGCCTGCGCCGCCGGTTCACCCTCCTGGCTTGCGGCCCACGAGCCGCATCGAGGATGCCAGCAGATCCCGCCGGTCCGTGCACCGCACCGCGGTCGGATGCACGGGCGGGGTCGCGATCCGTTCTATGTCCATGCCGGCGGGAAAGCCGGTCTCCACGTGGATGATCTCGAAGCCCGCCGCCTGGACGAGAGCGACATAGGCAGACGCCCGTAGCCGGTTCTGATACAGCATGTCCGAGTTCAACCAACGCCACGCGCCTTCGCTGTACCGGAGGAAGTTCCACGGCGAGATCGACGGATCGGAATGGCTGAAATGGTCCGACGGGTCGATCTCGCAGCTCAGAACGCCGCCCGGTCGGAGGATCCGGAACATCTCCCGCAGGATCTCCGCGATGACGGGCTCGGGTATGTGCTCCAGCGTGGCCGTGTTGGTGACCGCGTCACACGCCGCATCCTGCAGATGCGTAGCCCGCGCATCGGCCGGAGCGTGGTATTCGATGCGAAAGCCGGAGAGCCAGGCGTCCAGATCGGCGGACGTGTGGGGTCCCGCGGCGGGCAACCCGGCGGGATTCGGCAGCGGCGCGCAGCCGGCCAGCCGGGTGTCGGCCGCGGCCAGGGCACGGAGCCGTCCAAGCGACGAGTTGAGGAGCTCGACCCGCGCGAGCCGGTCACGGTCCACCACCACCTGGTGCCGGACACCTGCCCACGCGAGCATCAGCGGGACCGCGAGGTCCCAGCCTGCGCCGAACTCGAAGAACGTGGCCTCCGCGAGCGGCCGCCTCCCATGCCGCTGGTAGTTCGCCAAGTGCCAGCACGCAGCCTCGACCCTGATCCGGAAATCCGGATCGGGCAGCGGCAGGGATCGCGTGACGAAGCGTTGGGCCAGATAGTAGAGCGTGGCCCTTCCGGGCAGCGCCGAGAGCACCTGGCCGAACACCGCCTTCGCCTTCCAGTTCATACCGGACCGCAATGACTCCGCTTCCGTTCGTCAGCATCGTCATGCCCTGCTTGAACGAGAGGGAATTCATCGTGTCCTGCCTGGAGAGCGTCCGTCACCAGGACTACCCGCCCGAGCGGCTCGAGATCCTCGTGGCCGACGGGGGAAGCAGCGACGGGACACGGCAGATTCTCGAGCGGATGGCGCGGGAGGATTCGCGCATCCGTGTGATCGACAACCCCGACCAGCTTCAAGCGTGCGGGATGAACGCGGGCATCCGCGAGGCGTGCGGCGAGCTGATCGTGCGCATGGACGTGCACTGCGAATACGCGGCCGACTACGTCCGGCGCTGCGTGCAGACGCTGGCTCGGACCGGTGCCGACAATGTGGGTGGGGCCCAACGGGCGAAGGCGAAGAGCGGTTTCCAGCAGGCGGTTTGCGCGGCGCTCGCGAGCCCGTTGGGGGTCGGCGGTGCCCGATACCGCTCGCCCGCGGGCGAGGGCTTCGTCGATACCGTCTTTCTCGGGGCCTTTCGGCGGCGGGCCTTCGAGACCGTGGGCCTCTACGACCGGCGCGCTTTTACGAACGAGGATGCCGAGCTGAACCAACGGATCCGGCAAGCCGGCGGCAAGGTCTACCTGAGCCGCGACATCGTCGTGCACTACTTCCCGCGCGGGTCGTTCGATGCCCTGGGCCGGCAGTACTTTCGCTACGGCATGGGCCGCGCACGGACGTTCCTCAAGCATGCGCGCTTGCCGTCTCTCCGCTCCGCGGTTCCGTTCCTCATGCTGGCCGGCGGCCTGGCCCTCATCGGGATTCCAGCTCTCCGACCGCTCGCTCCCTGGGGCTTCGGCGCGTACGCGCTGCTGCTCGTCGTGGAGGCGGTGCGTGTGGGCCGCCCGGACGGGGTCTCGACCGTCACCCGCGTAGGCCTCATCTTTCCGGTACTCCACGTTTGCCATGGATTGGGGTTTGCGACGGGCCTGATCCGCTTCGCGATCGAGCGTGACTGGGAGCCGCAGGAACGGCTTCCCCCGTGGCAGCGTGCCAACGACAGCATGTGACTGCTGGCGCCCCCGGCGACCAGTCTTGCGAACGAACGCGATGATCATCGTGCGCAGCGGCGCGAACGGCGTGACGACCTTGATGCGCGTTTGGACATGTAAGTGCTGGCGACCAACATAATTAGCACGTTTACGGCTCAAATCGTATTGTCGGTCCTCGCCCTCATATCGTCCGTCGTGGTGGCACGAGCACTGGGCCCCGAGGATCGCGGTCTCCTGGCCCTGGTCGTCCTCCTGCCGGAGGTGGCCACGATGATCGGCTTCCTCGGCTTCGAAGAGGCCAATGCCGTCTATGCCGGGGTGGAACCGGATCGGCGACGCGCGCTCCTCTGGCATTCGGTCGCGGTCGCGGGCGCAGTCGGCACGTTGATCTCGCTTGCCGGCGTGTCGTTCCTCGTCCTCACCCCGTCCTGGCGTCCACCCGCGGACCGCGCCCCGTTCTGGCTCTTCCTGCTGCCGATCTCGACCATACCCGCGGTCCTGGTGACCCGGTACTGGCAGGCCATCGTTCGCGGAATGAACCGCATCCTCATGCTCAATGCGGTCATGATGGGAACGAAGGTGGTTGGATTCATCCTCGTCGTGGCCTGTGTCGGCGTCCTCCGGCTTGGCATCCAGGGCGTCGTCGGCGTCAACTTCCTGCTCGACATCGCCGGCCTCGCCGTGATGGGCTTCATGCTCAGGCAGGTGAAGATCTGGGGAGACCCGCAGTTCGACAAGCCCCTCTTCAGGCGCACCCTCCGGCTCGCCGTCCCGGCGCATGCATCGAACATGGCTGGATACCTCAACGCCCGGATGGATGCGCTCATCATCGCGGCCTTCCTCCCTCCCGTGGATCTCGGCTTCTATGTGATCGCCTTGAGCCTTGTCGACCGGATGTGGATCCTCCCGGGCGCCGTCAGCAGTGTGCTCCTGCCCCATCTCACGAATTCACGCTCGCGAGATCCCGCTCTGACCGCGGTTCTCGCGCGCCATGTGATGGTCTGGACGGCAGCGGCGTCCGTCGCGATCTTCGTCTCGGCCGACATGCTCGTCAGGATCCTCTATTCGCCCAGGTTCTCGCCCACCGTGGCACCCCTGCGGTGGTTGCTTCTCGGGGTCGTGCCCCTGAGCGGAGCCAAGGTGCTGTTGGCAGAATTGCTCGCGCTCCAGAAGCCGCGCTACAACCTCTGGGCCTCGAGCGCAGCCGCCGTCTTCAGCGTGCTGGCCAACCTGTTGCTCGTGCCCCGAATGGGAATCACGGGCGCCGCTCTGTCTTCTTCCCTGACCTACAGTCTCCTGTCGGCTCTCCTGATCGGCTACTACCTGAAGCAAACCCACCTGTCCTGGACCGCACTCGTGCCACGTGGGAGTGATTTGCAGACATACATCAGACTCTACCGGTCGGTTCCCGGATTCCTGGCCCGCCTGCGTTTCACGCGGACTTCGCCGGCGACTCCTGCGCGGTGCGCTCCTGGCCTGTGAGGATCGACTGATCGTGGCTCCCGGTGCCCAGGCGTCCCGCACATGAGGACTGGAGGTCGGCGATGAACGTGCTCGTGCTCGCGGGCTCGGTGGCGCATACCGAAGCCGGCGCTGCGCATGCCGCATTGGACCTGGCAAACACGTGGGCCAAGGACCGGTCTCTCCAGGTGCATCTGTGTACCCACGGGCTCG
Encoded proteins:
- a CDS encoding methyltransferase domain-containing protein is translated as MNWKAKAVFGQVLSALPGRATLYYLAQRFVTRSLPLPDPDFRIRVEAACWHLANYQRHGRRPLAEATFFEFGAGWDLAVPLMLAWAGVRHQVVVDRDRLARVELLNSSLGRLRALAAADTRLAGCAPLPNPAGLPAAGPHTSADLDAWLSGFRIEYHAPADARATHLQDAACDAVTNTATLEHIPEPVIAEILREMFRILRPGGVLSCEIDPSDHFSHSDPSISPWNFLRYSEGAWRWLNSDMLYQNRLRASAYVALVQAAGFEIIHVETGFPAGMDIERIATPPVHPTAVRCTDRRDLLASSMRLVGRKPGG
- a CDS encoding glycosyltransferase family 2 protein, with protein sequence MTPLPFVSIVMPCLNEREFIVSCLESVRHQDYPPERLEILVADGGSSDGTRQILERMAREDSRIRVIDNPDQLQACGMNAGIREACGELIVRMDVHCEYAADYVRRCVQTLARTGADNVGGAQRAKAKSGFQQAVCAALASPLGVGGARYRSPAGEGFVDTVFLGAFRRRAFETVGLYDRRAFTNEDAELNQRIRQAGGKVYLSRDIVVHYFPRGSFDALGRQYFRYGMGRARTFLKHARLPSLRSAVPFLMLAGGLALIGIPALRPLAPWGFGAYALLLVVEAVRVGRPDGVSTVTRVGLIFPVLHVCHGLGFATGLIRFAIERDWEPQERLPPWQRANDSM
- a CDS encoding oligosaccharide flippase family protein, encoding MLATNIISTFTAQIVLSVLALISSVVVARALGPEDRGLLALVVLLPEVATMIGFLGFEEANAVYAGVEPDRRRALLWHSVAVAGAVGTLISLAGVSFLVLTPSWRPPADRAPFWLFLLPISTIPAVLVTRYWQAIVRGMNRILMLNAVMMGTKVVGFILVVACVGVLRLGIQGVVGVNFLLDIAGLAVMGFMLRQVKIWGDPQFDKPLFRRTLRLAVPAHASNMAGYLNARMDALIIAAFLPPVDLGFYVIALSLVDRMWILPGAVSSVLLPHLTNSRSRDPALTAVLARHVMVWTAAASVAIFVSADMLVRILYSPRFSPTVAPLRWLLLGVVPLSGAKVLLAELLALQKPRYNLWASSAAAVFSVLANLLLVPRMGITGAALSSSLTYSLLSALLIGYYLKQTHLSWTALVPRGSDLQTYIRLYRSVPGFLARLRFTRTSPATPARCAPGL